Proteins encoded in a region of the Sphingomonas jaspsi DSM 18422 genome:
- a CDS encoding threonine ammonia-lyase has protein sequence MSITRPTVDDIRAAAKAIEGAVIRTPIHHCRTLSEIIGTDLWLKFENLQFTAAYKERGALNKLLQLSAEERARGVVAASAGNHAQAVAYHGRRLGIPVTIVMPESTPTIKVTQTEGHGATVVLFGERFDDAYAHARELEREKGYVFVHPFDDPAIAAGAGTIGLEMLEEVPELDVLVVPIGGGGLISGIATAAKAIKPDIEIVGIEAELYPSMKNVVEGGHGKIGGDTLAEGIAVKEPGMMTRAIIADLVDRIDLVSEKDIEHAVALLVGIEKTVVEGAGAAGVAALLANPERYKGKKVGTILCGGNIDTHLLANVLVRELVRCGRIARLRIHAQDRPGALAAITRKFYECGVNIIETNHHRIFTRLPAKDTIIEVECEARDAEAIDGLVRRLEEAGFHVDRAELD, from the coding sequence ATGAGCATCACGCGTCCCACCGTCGACGACATCCGCGCCGCCGCCAAGGCGATCGAAGGCGCCGTCATCCGCACCCCGATCCACCATTGTCGCACGCTGTCCGAGATCATCGGCACCGACCTTTGGCTGAAGTTCGAGAATTTGCAGTTCACCGCCGCCTACAAGGAACGCGGCGCGCTCAACAAATTGCTGCAGCTTAGCGCGGAAGAACGGGCCCGCGGCGTGGTCGCGGCGTCGGCAGGAAACCATGCGCAGGCGGTCGCCTATCACGGCCGGCGGCTCGGCATCCCGGTGACCATCGTCATGCCGGAATCGACGCCGACCATCAAAGTGACCCAGACGGAAGGGCATGGCGCGACCGTGGTGCTGTTCGGCGAGCGCTTCGACGACGCCTACGCCCACGCCCGCGAGCTTGAGCGGGAGAAGGGTTATGTCTTCGTCCATCCGTTCGACGACCCTGCGATCGCGGCCGGGGCGGGGACGATCGGGCTGGAAATGCTGGAGGAGGTGCCCGAGCTTGACGTGCTGGTCGTCCCGATCGGCGGCGGCGGCCTGATCAGCGGCATCGCGACCGCGGCCAAGGCGATCAAGCCCGACATCGAAATCGTCGGGATCGAGGCCGAGCTCTACCCGTCGATGAAGAATGTCGTCGAAGGCGGGCACGGCAAGATCGGTGGCGACACGCTGGCCGAAGGCATCGCGGTCAAGGAACCGGGGATGATGACCCGCGCGATCATCGCCGACCTCGTCGATCGCATCGACCTGGTCAGCGAAAAGGACATCGAACATGCCGTCGCGCTGCTGGTCGGCATCGAAAAAACGGTGGTCGAGGGGGCAGGGGCGGCGGGCGTCGCGGCGCTGCTCGCCAATCCGGAACGCTACAAGGGCAAGAAGGTCGGCACCATCCTGTGCGGCGGCAATATCGACACGCACCTGCTGGCCAATGTGCTAGTGCGCGAACTGGTCCGCTGCGGCCGCATCGCGCGGCTTCGCATCCACGCGCAGGACCGTCCTGGCGCGCTGGCGGCGATCACCCGCAAATTCTACGAGTGCGGGGTCAACATCATCGAGACCAACCACCATCGCATCTTCACCCGCCTGCCGGCCAAGGACACGATTATCGAGGTCGAATGCGAAGCGCGCGATGCCGAAGCGATCGACGGACTGGTCAGGCGGCTGGAGGAAGCCGGCTTCCACGTCGACCGCGCCGAACTGGACTGA
- a CDS encoding arginyltransferase yields MSAPFRFPKFFVTNPSPCPYLPGKVERKVFTELNGSNASELNEALGRIGFRRSQSVAYRPSCVDCSACVSVRVVTKDFAPSATQRKLIRRHADLEVSACRPWSTEEQYALLRQYLAARHPGGGMAEMDESDFADMIEQTPVRTYVIEYREPSVDGKPGRLVGACLSDQQADGLSMIYSFYDVGEGARKGLGTYIILDHIVRAARAGLPYVYLGYWVEGSDRMAYKAGFRPMERLGRDGWRPMEQHHGKEEVAVALPSRSRRKLVDA; encoded by the coding sequence TTGAGCGCACCGTTTCGCTTTCCGAAGTTCTTCGTGACGAACCCGTCGCCTTGCCCCTACTTGCCCGGCAAGGTCGAACGGAAGGTCTTCACGGAGCTGAACGGCAGCAACGCGTCCGAACTCAACGAGGCACTGGGCCGTATCGGTTTTCGCCGCTCGCAATCGGTCGCCTACCGCCCAAGCTGCGTCGACTGCAGCGCCTGCGTGTCGGTCCGCGTGGTGACCAAGGATTTCGCGCCTAGCGCGACCCAGCGAAAGCTCATTCGCCGCCATGCCGACCTCGAAGTCAGCGCATGCCGCCCGTGGAGCACCGAAGAGCAATATGCGCTGTTGCGGCAATATCTGGCGGCGCGACATCCCGGCGGCGGGATGGCCGAAATGGACGAAAGCGATTTTGCCGACATGATCGAGCAGACGCCCGTCCGCACCTATGTCATCGAATATCGCGAACCCTCGGTCGACGGCAAACCCGGACGGCTCGTCGGCGCATGCCTTAGCGACCAACAGGCCGACGGCCTGTCGATGATCTACAGCTTTTACGATGTCGGCGAGGGCGCGCGCAAAGGGCTCGGCACCTACATCATCCTCGACCATATCGTTCGCGCCGCGCGCGCGGGCCTGCCGTACGTCTACCTCGGCTATTGGGTCGAAGGGTCGGACCGCATGGCCTATAAGGCCGGCTTCAGGCCGATGGAACGCCTCGGCCGCGATGGCTGGCGGCCGATGGAGCAGCATCACGGCAAGGAAGAAGTGGCGGTTGCGCTCCCCAGCCGGTCGCGGCGCAAGCTGGTCGACGCCTGA
- a CDS encoding sulfotransferase domain-containing protein: MAFSNIFVHVPLAANLYSRLRGAKRDWSDRRKLKAAEVVIVSFPKSGRTYVRTMLARLFKAEHGIDDRHVLKFSELRGTPPAVPKLLFTHDGDAMRTAAEIKVDAALYAGKKVALLVRHPADTVISRYHHLRDRSEDPARQLLARQPLEEFVWTEQGGVPAIVEYMNQWGAICRQRGDIHLVRYEDVLADPERQIQALARFVGLEASDATVADAVSFGKIDNLKQREREGYFDSSRFGAGRSGGEDSFKVRSGKAGGYRAKLSADNVERIDRYVADHLDPMFGYHG; the protein is encoded by the coding sequence ATGGCGTTCAGCAACATTTTCGTCCACGTGCCCCTCGCGGCCAACCTCTATTCGCGACTGCGCGGCGCCAAGCGCGACTGGTCGGACCGGCGCAAGCTGAAAGCGGCAGAGGTCGTCATCGTGTCCTTTCCCAAGTCGGGCCGTACCTATGTGCGCACGATGCTGGCCCGCCTGTTCAAGGCCGAACATGGCATCGACGACCGCCATGTCCTCAAATTCTCCGAATTGCGCGGCACGCCGCCGGCGGTGCCCAAGCTGCTGTTTACCCACGACGGCGATGCGATGCGGACCGCTGCCGAGATCAAGGTCGATGCCGCGCTCTACGCCGGCAAGAAGGTCGCGTTGCTCGTACGCCACCCCGCCGACACGGTCATTTCGCGCTATCATCACCTGCGCGACCGCAGCGAGGACCCGGCGCGGCAACTGCTCGCCCGCCAGCCGCTGGAGGAATTCGTGTGGACCGAACAGGGCGGCGTGCCCGCCATCGTCGAATATATGAACCAGTGGGGCGCGATCTGTCGCCAGCGCGGCGATATCCATCTCGTGCGATATGAAGATGTGCTGGCCGATCCCGAACGGCAAATCCAGGCGCTAGCGCGGTTCGTCGGCCTGGAGGCGTCCGACGCGACGGTCGCCGACGCGGTTTCGTTCGGCAAGATCGACAATCTGAAGCAGCGCGAACGCGAAGGCTATTTCGACTCTTCGCGCTTCGGCGCCGGCCGGAGCGGCGGCGAAGACAGCTTTAAGGTCAGGTCCGGCAAGGCCGGCGGCTATCGCGCCAAACTG